In Bacillus thuringiensis, the DNA window GATTGAGTGGGAATAGTATTATAAAAAAGATCCATCTATCATTTATGTATAGATGGATCTTTTTGTTTTCATCATTAATACGAACGAAAATACAAAAGTTTATAAAAATGTTCGTTTTTAAATTGACAAAAACCCCTTGTCGAGTTAATATGAGTATGTAATTCAAACGAAAAGTGAATATTATGCCGTCGTATAATATCGGGGATATGGCCCGAAAGTTTCTACCTAGCTACCGTAAATGGCTTGACTACGAGGCGTTTAGATAAAGATGAGGGGAAACTTGTCTTTATTCATAGAACGCTTCCATGTATATGCAATGGAAGCCTTTTTTATTTTTAATAGATAAAAGAGGGCTAGGGAGATTACGGCGAGTAATCATATAACGGGGGAAACGTAAGATGAAACGCTATTTTCAGTTTGATGAACTCGGTACGAATTATAAAACAGAGTTCATAGCAGGTTTAACGACATTTTTATCTATGGCTTATGTACTATTTGTCAATCCTGCTACGCTGTCACTTGGGAACGTTAAAGGGTTACCAGCAGGTACAGGAATGGATCCGGGTGCAGTATTCGTTGCTACAGCATTAGCAGCAGCGATTGGTTCGTTAGTTATGGGGATATTCGCGAAGTATCCAATTGCTTTAGCGCCAGGTATGGGAATTAACGCGTTCTTTGCTTATACGGCAGTGTTAACGATGGGGATTCCGTGGCAGACAGCAATTGCTGGAACGTTAATGTCAGGTATTATCTTTATTATTCTTACAGCTTCAGGTATTCGTGAAAAAATTATTAATGCAATTCCATCAGAGTTAAAGTTTGCAGTAGCGGCAGGTATCGGATTGTTCATTGCCTTCCTTGGATTCCAAAATGCCGGAATTATCGTGAAAAATGATGCTGTTCTTGTTGGGTTGGGGGATTTAACAAAGGGCACAACGTTACTAGCGATCTTCGGAGTTGTTACGACAATCATCTTCATGATTAAGAAAGTTAATGGTGCAGTGTTCTACGGTATGATTCTTACAGCAATCTTAGGAGTAGCAACAGGATTAATTGATACTCCGAAAGCCGTAGTGGGAGCAATACCGAGTCTAGAACCAACGTTCGGTGTGGCGTTAACTCACTTTGGAGACATTTTCACTGTTCAAATGGTGATTGTTATTATAACGTTCTTCTTTATCGATTTCTTTGATACAGCAGGTACACTTGTAGCGGTTGCGAATCAAGCTGGATTAATGAAGAATAATAAATTACCACGTGCAGGAAAAGCGTTATTCGCAGATGCGATTGCAACTGTAATCGGTGCGATCCTAGGTACATCAACAACAACGTCTTACATTGAGTCGTCTGCAGGGGTAGCAGCGGGTGGACGTTCTGGATTTACGGCAGTTGTAACAGCAGGGTTCTTCTTGCTAGCGCTATTCTTCTCACCACTATTAAGTGTTGTGACACCAGCTGTAACAGCGCCAGCACTAATTATTGTAGGAATCTTGATGGTTTCATCTTTAGGTGAAATTGATTGGAAGAAATTCGAGATTGCAGTACCAGCATTCTTTACTATCATTTCAATGCCACTTACGTATAGTATCGCAACAGGGATTGCGATTGGCTTTATCTTCTATCCAATTACAATGGTAGTAAGTGGTCGCCGTAAAGAGATTCATCCAATTATGTATGTTATGGGAGTTTTATTCGTACTATATTTCATCTACGTTCGTAAATAAAAGGGGTTTTTTGAAAGGTCTAGACTTAAGGGGAGTCTAGACCTTTTTTGCGTCTTCAGAAAATCTTAAGGATTTCCGAGCGTTTTTCTTCAGAAGTTTTTCTATAATAGAAGTTAGGGATTAAAAAAGTGATGGGGGAGATATTGTGGCACACGAAACAATACTTGTCGTAGATGATGAAAAAGAAATTAGGAATCTTATTACAATCTATTTAAAGAATGAAGGATATAAAGTATTACAAGCAGGGGACGGAGAAGAAGGGCTACGTTTACTGGAAGAAAATGAAGTGCATCTAGTTGTATTAGATATTATGATGCCGAAAGTAGACGGCATCCACATGTGTATGAAAGTAAGGGAAGAAAAAGAAATGCCAATCATTATGCTTTCAGCGAAAACACAAGATATGGATAAGATTTTAGGACTAACAACGGGTGCAGATGATTACGTAACGAAGCCGTTTAATCCGTTAGAGTTAATCGCAAGAGTTAAATCTCAGTTACGCCGTTATATGAAAATGAATGGTTTCGCTATACAAAATGAGGACGAGCTAGAAATTGGAGAGATGAAAATAAATATCTCAACTCATAAAGTCATTGTAGAGGGAGAAGAAGTGAAACTAACTCCGAGGGAATTTTCCATTTTAGAATTGCTATCTCGTAATCCAGGAATGGTTTTTAGCGCAGAGCAAATTTATGAAAAGGTTTGGAATGAACGATCTTTCCAGTCTGATAATACTGTAATGGTTCATATTCGAAAAGTACGTGAAAAGATTGAGGAGAATCCAAGGAAACCTAGATATATAAAAACAGTATGGGGAGTGGGGTATAAGATTGAAAAAGATATTTAATCCGTTTACTTATGTAAGGAAAATAAGACAATTAATTGAGAAATTAGTAAAGAGTGTACGAAAGAGTATAAGAATTCAATTGATTACTGCTTTTGCTGCTTGTGCGTTATTAGGAGTCTTTTTTGCAAAGGGAGCTGCACCATTTTTTGAGAATGCGAATCGTCAAGCGACTGTCGATTATCGGTCTGGTATGCAACAAATTAATTATCAAGCTCAAAGAGCAGCAAATAGTTCGGTTCATGAAAATAAATTAGAAGCTATATCCAATATGATTGAAACGGAGAATCAAAATTTAGAGCGAGGAAATAGAGCTTTAAAAATACTGGTTACTGATGAAAGTGGTAAAGTTTTATATAAAACAAAGCAGGCGCAAGAAGAACAAATTGATTTGCACAATACAATTCGTAATGCAGCATCATTTGCAATCAACTATTCAAATGGCCAAGATGCATTTGAAAATACAAGAAAAGAATTTATAGCTTTTGCACCTATTACAGTAGAAGATAAGAATTTATACATGTTCGTTAGTGGGATTCCGGGTGGTGAAGTAATATATAATACGCAAGAAGGACCGTTTCCATTTTTCATAGGTGTACTCGTATTCATCTTCTCTTTCTTCTATATAACAAAGAGAAAGATGAAGCAAATTGAAGCGATGGCACAAGGTGTAAAGGAAATAGAAAAAGGAAACTTAGCGTACCGTATTGAGAAGAAAGGTGAAGATGAGATTGCGTCTTTAACTGAGAATATTAATAATATGGCGGAAGAGCTTATGAATAATATAGAAAAGGAACGTAAATTAGAGAAGCAGAAGAATGAGCTTATTACGAATGTATCTCACGATTTACGTACACCGCTGACTTCTATTATGGGTTACTTGCGATTACTTAGAGATTCTAAATATGAAAATAAAGAACAACATGATGAGTATACGAGAATTGCTTTTGCGAAGTCGGAGCAGTTAAAGAATTTAATAGAAGATTTATTTGAGTATACGAAGTTAACAAATGAGCAAGTTATATTAGAAAAACAAGAGGTTTGTATAAATGAGTTACTCGAGCAATTAATAGAAGAGTTAGTACCGCAGGCAGAAGAGCATGGGCTTACGTTTGTTAAGAAGTTTCCTGAGGAACGTACTTATGCAGCGATTGATTCGGAAAAGATGGTCCGTGTATTTGATAATCTATTAATGAACGCGATTAAGTATAGTAAAGATGATGGGGAGATAAAGGTTTCTCTTCAAAGGCAGCGCCGGAATATACAAATTGTAATTGCGAATCATAGTGAAGAGTTTACGAGAGAAGAGTTAGGGAGTTTGTTTGAACGATTTTATAAGAAAGATCAATCTAGAAGTAGAGTAACAGAAGGATCGGGACTTGGATTAGCGATTGCGAAAAGTATTGTTGAGTTGCAAGGTGGCAGTATTCGAGCGGAATATGAGGATGGTATTATTCAGTTTATTGTCTCATTACCAATTATAGAAAAATAATAAATGAATAGAATGGTATATGATAAAAGGCTTATTTTAAAGGAAATAAGCCTTTTTATATTTTTTTAGAAAAACATGTTGACGATTAAGGTTTAGAAGTGTAATATAGAACAAGTCGCCGATGCAATAACGCAGAACGCGGCAAACAAAATGAAAAACTTAGTTGACATTAACTAACGAAGATGTTAACATAAGGAAGTCGCAAATGAGCGACCAAGTAGTTCTTTGAAAACTGAACGAAACAAACAACGTGAAACGTCAATTTTTATTTTTAGATGCTAGACAAACTAACTTTATTGGAGAGTTTGATCCTGGCTCAGGATGAACGCTGGCGGCGTGCCTAATACATGCAAGTCGAGCGAATGGATTGAGAGCTTGCTCTCAAGAAGTTAGCGGCGGACGGGTGAGTAACACGTGGGTAACCTGCCCATAAGACTGGGATAACTCCGGGAAACCGGGGCTAATACCGGATAACATTTTGAACTGCATGGTTCGAAATTGAAAGGCGGCTTCGGCTGTCACTTATGGATGGACCCGCGTCGCATTAGCTAGTTGGTGAGGTAACGGCTCACCAAGGCAACGATGCGTAGCCGACCTGAGAGGGTGATCGGCCACACTGGGACTGAGACACGGCCCAGACTCCTACGGGAGGCAGCAGTAGGGAATCTTCCGCAATGGACGAAAGTCTGACGGAGCAACGCCGCGTGAGTGATGAAGGCTTTCGGGTCGTAAAACTCTGTTGTTAGGGAAGAACAAGTGCTAGTTGAATAAGCTGGCACCTTGACGGTACCTAACCAGAAAGCCACGGCTAACTACGTGCCAGCAGCCGCGGTAATACGTAGGTGGCAAGCGTTATCCGGAATTATTGGGCGTAAAGCGCGCGCAGGTGGTTTCTTAAGTCTGATGTGAAAGCCCACGGCTCAACCGTGGAGGGTCATTGGAAACTGGGAGACTTGAGTGCAGAAGAGGAAAGTGGAATTCCATGTGTAGCGGTGAAATGCGTAGAGATATGGAGGAACACCAGTGGCGAAGGCGACTTTCTGGTCTGTAACTGACACTGAGGCGCGAAAGCGTGGGGAGCAAACAGGATTAGATACCCTGGTAGTCCACGCCGTAAACGATGAGTGCTAAGTGTTAGAGGGTTTCCGCCCTTTAGTGCTGAAGTTAACGCATTAAGCACTCCGCCTGGGGAGTACGGCCGCAAGGCTGAAACTCAAAGGAATTGACGGGGGCCCGCACAAGCGGTGGAGCATGTGGTTTAATTCGAAGCAACGCGAAGAACCTTACCAGGTCTTGACATCCTCTGAAAACTCTAGAGATAGAGCTTCTCCTTCGGGAGCAGAGTGACAGGTGGTGCATGGTTGTCGTCAGCTCGTGTCGTGAGATGTTGGGTTAAGTCCCGCAACGAGCGCAACCCTTGATCTTAGTTGCCATCATTAAGTTGGGCACTCTAAGGTGACTGCCGGTGACAAACCGGAGGAAGGTGGGGATGACGTCAAATCATCATGCCCCTTATGACCTGGGCTACACACGTGCTACAATGGACGGTACAAAGAGCTGCAAGACCGCGAGGTGGAGCTAATCTCATAAAACCGTTCTCAGTTCGGATTGTAGGCTGCAACTCGCCTACATGAAGCTGGAATCGCTAGTAATCGCGGATCAGCATGCCGCGGTGAATACGTTCCCGGGCCTTGTACACACCGCCCGTCACACCACGAGAGTTTGTAACACCCGAAGTCGGTGGGGTAACCTTTATGGAGCCAGCCGCCTAAGGTGGGACAGATGATTGGGGTGAAGTCGTAACAAGGTAGCCGTATCGGAAGGTGCGGCTGGATCACCTCCTTTCTATGGAGAATTGATGAACGCTGTTCATCAATATAAGTTTCCGTGTTTCGTTTTGTTCAGTTTTGAGAGAACTATCTCTCATATATAAATGTATGTTCTTTGAAAACTAGATAACAGTGTAGCTCATATTTTTTTAATTTTAGTTTGGTTAAGTTAGAAAGGGCGCACGGTGGATGCCTTGACACTAGGAGTCGATGAAGGACGGGACTAACGCCGATATGCTTCGGGGAGCTGTAAGTAAGCTTTGATCCGAAGATTTCCGAATGGGGAAACCCACCATACGTAATGGTATGGTATCCTTACCTGAATACATAGGGTAAGGAAGACAGACCCAGGGAACTGAAACATCTAAGTACCTGGAGGAAGAGAAAGCAAATGCGATTTCCTGAGTAGCGGCGAGCGAAACGGAACATAGCCCAAACCAAGAGGCTTGCCTCTTGGGGTTGTAGGACATTCTATACGGAGTTACAAAGGAACGAGGTAGACGAAGCGACCTGGAAAGGTCCGTCGTAGAGGGTAACAACCCCGTAGTCGAAACTTCGTTCTCTCTTGAATGTATCCTGAGTACGGCGGAACACGTGAAATTCCGTCGGAATCTGGGAGGACCATCTCCCAAGGCTAAATACTCCCTAGTGATCGATAGTGAACCAGTACCGTGAGGGAAAGGTGAAAAGCACCCCGGAAGGGGAGTGAAAGAGATCCTGAAACCGTGTGCCTACAAATAGTCAGAGCCCGTTAATGGGTGATGGCGTGCCTTTTGTAGAATGAACCGGCGAGTTACGATCCCGTGCGAGGTTAAGCTGAAGAGGCGGAGCCGCAGCGAAAGCGAGTCTGAATAGGGCGTTTAGTACGTGGTCGTAGACCCGAAACCAGGTGATCTACCCATGTCCAGGGTGAAGTTCAGGTAACACTGAATGGAGGCCCGAACCCACGCACGTTGAAAAGTGCGGGGATGAGGTGTGGGTAGCGGAGAAATTCCAATCGAACCTGGAGATAGCTGGTTCTCCCCGAAATAGCTTTAGGGCTAGCCTTAAGTGTAAGAGTCTTGGAGGTAGAGCACTGATTGAACTAGGGGTCCTCATCGGATTACCGAATTCAGTCAAACTCCGAATGCCAATGACTTATCCTTAGGAGTCAGACTGCGAGTGATAAGATCCGTAGTCAAGAGGGAAACAGCCCAGATCGCCAGCTAAGGTCCCAAAGTGTGTATTAAGTGGAAAAGGATGTGGAGTTGCTTAGACAACTAGGATGTTGGCTTAGAAGCAGCCACCATTTAAAGAGTGCGTAATAGCTCACTAGTCGAGTGACTCTGCGCCGAAAATGTACCGGGGCTAAATACACCACCGAAGCTGCGAATTGATACCAATGGTATCAGTGGTAGGGGAGCGTTCTAAGTGCAGTGAAGTCAGACCGGAAGGACTGGTGGAGCGCTTAGAAGTGAGAATGCCGGTATGAGTAGCGAAAGACGGGTGAGAATCCCGTCCACCGAATGCCTAAGGTTTCCTGAGGAAGGCTCGTCCGCTCAGGGTTAGTCAGGACCTAAGCCGAGGCCGACAGGCGTAGGCGATGGACAACAGGTTGATATTCCTGTACCACCTCTTTATCGTTTGAGCAATGGAGGGACGCAGAAGGATAGAAGAAGCGTGCGATTGGTTGTGCACGTCCAAGCAGTTAGGCTGATAAGTAGGCAAATCCGCTTATCGTGAAGGCTGAGCTGTGATGGGGAAGCTCCTTATGGAGCGAAGTCTTTGATTCCCCGCTGCCAAGAAAAGCTTCTAGCGAGATAAAAGGTGCCTGTACCGCAAACCGACACAGGTAGGCGAGGAGAGAATCCTAAGGTGTGCGAGAGAACTCTGGTTAAGGAACTCGGCAAAATGACCCCGTAACTTCGGGAGAAGGGGTGCTTTCTTAACGGAAAGCCGCAGTGAATAGGCCCAAGCGACTGTTTAGCAAAAACACAGGTCTCTGCGAAGCCGTAAGGCGAAGTATAGGGGCTGACACCTGCCCGGTGCTGGAAGGTTAAGGAGAGGGGTTAGCGTAAGCGAAGCTCTGAACTGAAGCCCCAGTAAACGGCGGCCGTAACTATAACGGTCCTAAGGTAGCGAAATTCCTTGTCGGGTAAGTTCCGACCCGCACGAAAGGTGTAACGATTTGGGCACTGTCTCAACCAGAGACTCGGTGAAATTATAGTACCTGTGAAGATGCAGGTTACCCGCGACAGGACGGAAAGACCCCGTGGAGCTTTACTGTAGCCTGATATTGAATTTTGGTACAGTTTGTACAGGATAGGCGGGAGCCATTGAAACCGGAGCGCTAGCTTCGGTGGAGGCGCTGGTGGGATACCGCCCTGACTGTATTGAAATTCTAACCTACGGGTCTTATCGACCCGGGAGACAGTGTCAGGTGGGCAGTTTGACTGGGGCGGTCGCCTCCTAAAGTGTAACGGAGGCGCCCAAAGGTTCCCTCAGAATGGTTGGAAATCATTCGTAGAGTGCAAAGGCATAAGGGAGCTTGACTGCGAGACCTACAAGTCGAGCAGGGACGAAAGTCGGGCTTAGTGATCCGGTGGTTCCGCATGGAAGGGCCATCGCTCAACGGATAAAAGCTACCCCGGGGATAACAGGCTTATCTCCCCCAAGAGTCCACATCGACGGGGAGGTTTGGCACCTCGATGTCGGCTCATCGCATCCTGGGGCTGTAGTCGGTCCCAAGGGTTGGGCTGTTCGCCCATTAAAGCGGTACGCGAGCTGGGTTCAGAACGTCGTGAGACAGTTCGGTCCCTATCCGTCGTGGGCGTAGGAAATTTGAGAGGAGCTGTCCTTAGTACGAGAGGACCGGGATGGACGCACCGCTGGTGTACCAGTTGTTCTGCCAAGGGCATAGCTGGGTAGCTATGTGCGGAAGGGATAAGTGCTGAAAGCATCTAAGCATGAAGCCCCCCTCAAGATGAGATTTCCCATAGCGTAAGCTAGTAAGATCCCTGAAAGATGATCAGGTTGATAGGTTCGAGGTGGAAGCATGGTGACATGTGGAGCTGACGAATACTAATAGATCGAGGACTTAACCATATAATATGAAGCAAATGTTATCTAGTTTTGAAGGAATATACCTTCATCAGTTTGGTGATGATGGCAGAGAGGTCACACCCGTTCCCATACCGAACACGGAAGTTAAGCTCTCTAGCGCCGATGGTAGTTGGGACCTTGTCCCTGTGAGAGTAGGACGTCGCCAAGCAACTGTAAGACGAGTCAGAATGACTCGTCTTTTTTGTGTTTCTAACTTCTAATTCTTTTGATTCTCTCATATTCATTTTCTTTCAACATTTTTGATGCGTAGTTTAAGATTTTCTATTTTATTTTTTGTAGAAGCGATCTGTCGGTATGTTAAAATAGTGCAGTTGTTTTTTTGAGTACTTGAATATAAGAAGATTTAATTTTGAAAAAGGAGATAATATGAAAAAGATAAGTGTAATTACTATAGTAGTTTTAGTCCTTCTAGCAATTGCTTATATGTTAGTCGGTAATTATTTTTATAATTATGCATTGAATGCAAAACAAGAGAAAGAATTTTTAGAGGATAATCCTCATTTAGTGGAAACTGTGAATGCATCCGGAGGTGTGTTGGCTACAAATGAAGAAAAGGATGCGAACTTTGTCTCACATCATAAACCTAATACATTGAACATAAATTCTTTCGATAAGTTGAAATTAACAGGTTATGAATATATCAATGAAAAATCTAGCCATAAATGGGCAATTGTAGTTCATGGATATGATAGTAGGGCGTCGAAAATGACGAAATATATCCGGAATTTTTATGAACAAGGCTATAATGTCATAGCACCAGATCTTCGTGGGCACGGAAATAGTGAAGGCGATTATATAGGGATGGGCTGGCACGATCGTAAAGATATTTTGATTTGGATTCAACAAATTGTAAAGAAAGACCCTAATGCTGAAATAGCACTATTTGGTGTTTCAATGGGAGGAGCAACTGTAATGATGACTTCCGGTGAAGAGTTACCTTCTAACGTTAAAGTTATTATTGAAGATTGTGGATACTCAACTGTTATTGATGAATTTACGTATCAACTAAAAGATTTATTCCATTTGCCAAAGTTTCCTGTTATGAATGCGGCAAATACAGTTACAAAATTAAGAGCTGGATATGATTTAGAAGAAGCCTCAGCTGTAAAACAAGTAGCGAAAAGTAAAACACCGATGCTATTTATTCATGGGGATGCTGATACATTCGTTCCTTATGAAATGTTAGATGAAGTATATAATGCTGCAAAAGTAGAAAAAGAGAAATTAATTGTTCCAGGTGCTGGACATGGAGAAGCTGAGAAGATAGATTCGAATAAATATTGGAATACTGTATGGAAGTTCGTGGGAAGATACATTCCAGCGTAATTAGATTGTTTTAGATTTGTATATACGATAATCAGAAGGAAATGTTTTTATACTTTTGATTATCGTTTTTTCTATTTAAAAACTTATTTTAGTTTGTAGTATATAAGGTTTGAAGCATAAATTTTTGAATTCCTTAGTGCCAGTGCTACAATGATTGAAAACTACATGTTAATGAGGTGTTTCTATGAAAATTGAAGTATGGTCAGATTTTGTATGCCCATTTTGCTACATTGGGAAACGTAGATTAGAGATGGCTTTAGAGCAATTTCCACATAAGAAGGATGTTGAAGTTGAGTTTAAAAGTTTTGAATTAGACCAAGATGCTCCAATCTATTCTGGAACAAGTATTAATGAAGTACTTGCATCAAAGTATGGAATTAGTATCGAAGAAGCTAAGCGCAATAATGTACAACTAGGAAATCATGCAGCTAGTATGGGGTTAAGTTTTAATTTTGATGAAATGAAGCCGACGAACACTTTTGATGCGCATCGTCTTGCAAAGTTTGCAAAGGATCAAGGGAAAGAAAAAGAGATTACGGAAAATCTACTTTTTGCATATTTCACTGAATCGAGAAATTTAAGTGATGTGGATACGCTGGCTACTATCGCTGAAGCTTCAGGTTTAGATAAGCAAGAAGCTTTACGTGTTGTTCATGATAAAAATGCATATGCAAATGATGTTAGAATTGATGAAGCGATTGCTCAGCAATATCAAATTTCAGGAGTGCCTTATTTTATTATTAATCAAAAGTATGCTATTTCAGGTGCGCAACCACTTGAAACTTTTGTTGGTGCACTTCAGCAAGTGTGGGAAGAAGAGAATCCTGCATCTAAGTTACAAGAGCTTTCTTCAGAAGGTGCAAGCGATATGTCTTGTACGGATGAAAGTTGTTCGGTACCTTCAAAAGAACAATAGTTTTTATGATGGAATAGCAACCCATATAGTGTTTTATGGGTTGCTTATATATTCTTATAGAAGAGGTATATAAATTAATAACGTAAATAGGGTTTATAAAAAATGAAGTTTTTTATAAAAACATATTGACGATTGTAGGTTAGAGGTGTAATATAGAACAAGTCGCCGATGCAATAACGCAGAACGCGGCAAACAAAATGAAAAACTTAGTTGACATTAACTAACGAAGATGTTAACATAAGGAAGTCGCAAATGAGCGACCAAGTAGTTCTTTGAAAACTGAACGAAACAAACAACGTGAAACGTCAATTTTTATTTTTAGATGCTAGACAAACTAACTTTATTGGAGAGTTTGATCCTGGCTCAGGATGAACGCTGGCGGCGTGCCTAATACATGCAAGTCGAGCGAATGGATTGAGAGCTTGCTCTCAAGAAGTTAGCGGCGGACGGGTGAGTAACACGTGGGTAACCTGCCCATAAGACTGGGATAACTCCGGGAAACCGGGGCTAATACCGGATAACATTTTGAACTGCATGGTTCGAAATTGAAAGGCGGCTTCGGCTGTCACTTATGGATGGACCCGCGTCGCATTAGCTAGTTGGTGAGGTAACGGCTCACCAAGGCAACGATGCGTAGCCGACCTGAGAGGGTGATCGGCCACACTGGGACTGAGACACGGCCCAGACTCCTACGGGAGGCAGCAGTAGGGAATCTTCCGCAATGGACGAAAGTCTGACGGAGCAACGCCGCGTGAGTGATGAAGGCTTTCGGGTCGTAAAACTCTGTTGTTAGGGAAGAACAAGTGCTAGTTGAATAAGCTGGCACCTTGACGGTACCTAACCAGAAAGCCACGGCTAACTACGTGCCAGCAGCCGCGGTAATACGTAGGTGGCAAGCGTTATCCGGAATTATTGGGCGTAAAGCGCGCGCAGGTGGTTTCTTAAGTCTGATGTGAAAGCCCACGGCTCAACCGTGGAGGGTCATTGGAAACTGGGAGACTTGAGTGCAGAAGAGGAAAGTGGAATTCCATGTGTAGCGGTGAAATGCGTAGAGATATGGAGGAACACCAGTGGCGAAGGCGACTTTCTGGTCTGTAACTGACACTGAGGCGCGAAAGCGTGGGGAGCAAACAGGATTAGATACCCTGGTAGTCCACGCCGTAAACGATGAGTGCTAAGTGTTAGAGGGTTTCCGCCCTTTAGTGCTGAAGTTAACGCATTAAGCACTCCGCCTGGGGAGTACGGCCGCAAGGCTGAAACTCAAAGGAATTGACGGGGGCCCGCACAAGCGGTGGAGCATGTGGTTTAATTCGAAGCAACGCGAAGAACCTTACCAGGTCTTGACATCCTCTGAAAACTCTAGAGATAGAGCTTCTCCTTCGGGAGCAGAGTGACAGGTGGTGCATGGTTGTCGTCAGCTCGTGTCGTGAGATGTTGGGTTAAGTCCCGCAACGAGCGCAACCCTTGATCTTAGTTGCCATCATTAAGTTGGGCACTCTAAGGTGACTGCCGGTGACAAACCGGAGGAAGGTGGGGATGACGTCAAATCATCATGCCCCTTATGACCTGGGCTACACACGTGCTACAATGGACGGTACAAAGAGCTGCAAGACCGCGAGGTGGA includes these proteins:
- a CDS encoding NCS2 family permease, whose protein sequence is MKRYFQFDELGTNYKTEFIAGLTTFLSMAYVLFVNPATLSLGNVKGLPAGTGMDPGAVFVATALAAAIGSLVMGIFAKYPIALAPGMGINAFFAYTAVLTMGIPWQTAIAGTLMSGIIFIILTASGIREKIINAIPSELKFAVAAGIGLFIAFLGFQNAGIIVKNDAVLVGLGDLTKGTTLLAIFGVVTTIIFMIKKVNGAVFYGMILTAILGVATGLIDTPKAVVGAIPSLEPTFGVALTHFGDIFTVQMVIVIITFFFIDFFDTAGTLVAVANQAGLMKNNKLPRAGKALFADAIATVIGAILGTSTTTSYIESSAGVAAGGRSGFTAVVTAGFFLLALFFSPLLSVVTPAVTAPALIIVGILMVSSLGEIDWKKFEIAVPAFFTIISMPLTYSIATGIAIGFIFYPITMVVSGRRKEIHPIMYVMGVLFVLYFIYVRK
- a CDS encoding response regulator transcription factor, giving the protein MAHETILVVDDEKEIRNLITIYLKNEGYKVLQAGDGEEGLRLLEENEVHLVVLDIMMPKVDGIHMCMKVREEKEMPIIMLSAKTQDMDKILGLTTGADDYVTKPFNPLELIARVKSQLRRYMKMNGFAIQNEDELEIGEMKINISTHKVIVEGEEVKLTPREFSILELLSRNPGMVFSAEQIYEKVWNERSFQSDNTVMVHIRKVREKIEENPRKPRYIKTVWGVGYKIEKDI
- the ampS gene encoding aminopeptidase AmpS, with product MKKIFNPFTYVRKIRQLIEKLVKSVRKSIRIQLITAFAACALLGVFFAKGAAPFFENANRQATVDYRSGMQQINYQAQRAANSSVHENKLEAISNMIETENQNLERGNRALKILVTDESGKVLYKTKQAQEEQIDLHNTIRNAASFAINYSNGQDAFENTRKEFIAFAPITVEDKNLYMFVSGIPGGEVIYNTQEGPFPFFIGVLVFIFSFFYITKRKMKQIEAMAQGVKEIEKGNLAYRIEKKGEDEIASLTENINNMAEELMNNIEKERKLEKQKNELITNVSHDLRTPLTSIMGYLRLLRDSKYENKEQHDEYTRIAFAKSEQLKNLIEDLFEYTKLTNEQVILEKQEVCINELLEQLIEELVPQAEEHGLTFVKKFPEERTYAAIDSEKMVRVFDNLLMNAIKYSKDDGEIKVSLQRQRRNIQIVIANHSEEFTREELGSLFERFYKKDQSRSRVTEGSGLGLAIAKSIVELQGGSIRAEYEDGIIQFIVSLPIIEK
- a CDS encoding alpha/beta hydrolase, which translates into the protein MKKISVITIVVLVLLAIAYMLVGNYFYNYALNAKQEKEFLEDNPHLVETVNASGGVLATNEEKDANFVSHHKPNTLNINSFDKLKLTGYEYINEKSSHKWAIVVHGYDSRASKMTKYIRNFYEQGYNVIAPDLRGHGNSEGDYIGMGWHDRKDILIWIQQIVKKDPNAEIALFGVSMGGATVMMTSGEELPSNVKVIIEDCGYSTVIDEFTYQLKDLFHLPKFPVMNAANTVTKLRAGYDLEEASAVKQVAKSKTPMLFIHGDADTFVPYEMLDEVYNAAKVEKEKLIVPGAGHGEAEKIDSNKYWNTVWKFVGRYIPA
- a CDS encoding DsbA family oxidoreductase — encoded protein: MKIEVWSDFVCPFCYIGKRRLEMALEQFPHKKDVEVEFKSFELDQDAPIYSGTSINEVLASKYGISIEEAKRNNVQLGNHAASMGLSFNFDEMKPTNTFDAHRLAKFAKDQGKEKEITENLLFAYFTESRNLSDVDTLATIAEASGLDKQEALRVVHDKNAYANDVRIDEAIAQQYQISGVPYFIINQKYAISGAQPLETFVGALQQVWEEENPASKLQELSSEGASDMSCTDESCSVPSKEQ